The sequence ACAGAACATGGTCTTGACTACCTACTACATGGTTTTCTGATTTCTCAAAAACATCTGCTACAAAAAAAACTGTCCTGTAAATATGATGAAAATCCGTACAGTTTGTCTGAATTACTTAGTAAAACTATTGATTCcatttgagattttttttccaTGTGCTTGTGGATGAATTTGCTGGTGATTTTTGATGTTTTATTGAATACATGTTGATGCATATGAGACGAGAGTGCAGATTGAAAGGGCACAATTATGCCTTTTTAGGTGTTGCAGAATGGTTAGTATGGCCTCTAAAATGCTACTAGACAGTATATTGGGTATTTTTATAGCGAGTCCGTCTCTCGTGTTTGTTGTTCCTTATTGGACTTGTAGTCATTTGACCCTTACATTTTACGTTGTTACTCATTTCAGATTTAGACATCTTGCGGTCGTAGGTTGGTTTGTAGGTTGGATTAATTGATAGTGATCCTTAAACTTTGCAGTTTCAACCTAACAATAAAAAGTTTCTCAAAGATCCTATATGTAAGAACTAACTGTGCATTTCGCTTTTTGTTATTCTGGTTCATTTTTTTTCTGCAGTTTGTTAAGTTCATAGTATCAATCTCATCTCTTTGTGTTTCTCGTGAAAACTAACTTGTTTGAATCTCTTGGCAATTCCACAGGTGTTAATTACCAAGTATCCTCTAACTGCACCTATCCATTTGGGCAAAGAGCAGACTACAAGTTGTGGAGATTCAGGATTTGCTGGTTTCTTTACACTTGAATGATGAATGATCAAAGAGGAACTTAAACACAAGAATGATGgcagtatgaatctcttattaCGAGCTTGGTGCTACAAAGTCGAAGGAGTGTTCATCTTTTGtttcaaaattaaggaaaatgtaaTGATTAGTTTGTATTTTTGATCTTTTTGTTCCTGTAAAGATTGTTATTTTTTAAAGAAATGATGTAAATTGATCTGTGATACAATAAAACTTGAttcagtttttaatttggttcataatttgttttagtatcaattttaattgtaattttaattttaatttcaatttgggaTTATCTAAATCGAAATCGGCCAGATACTTCCGGCACTAGAACAACAGATGTAACGGGTAAAAAGTTTGatagctcaaaaatgtaagcaaccaacttcagggCAAAAATtttggtagctcaaaaatgtaagcaaccaacttcaggtaTTTCACTTGCTCTATTATGGTTGGTCTATCTATGAAGCGATCGGCGTTTTACTTGCTCTATTATCGTTGGTTTATCTATGAAGTGATCAGCGTTTTACTTGCtgtattttggttggtctagctttaaagcgATCACTATTTTGCTTGCTCTAAGAAGGTCGGTCTAGCCATGAAGCAATTAAGAAAAAAGACGCTATGTGATAACTGCTTGATTACTAAAGCGATTGCCTAACTGCTCTAAACTTGTTGAaatcccaccttttgcaactcgagagcgagatccaaattaagtcgctttaaggattagagcgactcaatatgggcttttccaaccaaaaatgactggtcgcttaatccaacttttcttgtagtgtatGGTCATCATCAGAATAACAATAATCCACCTTCCCCAATCAAGAAAAAATGATGCCTTTGCCATTAGCTAGGTGACATGAACACTTCCATCTTGAAAAAGATGCAAACATGCGAGCATCCTTAACCACTGCATTTGGAAGAAATTAATCATATTCTATTGATAATTCTAAACAAACCGTGATTGTGATCGGCCGACCCGCCAATGGCATGTCGGGTCCTTAGATTCAAGGGTTTGCCGATAAATGAACTGAGACTTTGATTACTGAAGTCAGCAATATATGGAGAACAAAGAACAGTAGTCAAGTAAGAGTTGGTTAGACTTTGACTAGAGAAATTACTAATCTATGGTTTTGAGGTGTGGTGTGTAGTGTGGTATTATTAGGTAGTCGCGTGGGAGTTGGACGTGTAATCCGTGGCTTATGTAGTAAACCTACTCCAGTATTCAAAAGAGCagcaaaatattgctcaagtcaGGATCAGATCATCAGAAGTCATGGCTGCAAATTCTTTCTAGTTTTGACCATTGACACCTATTTTGGTGACATATCTACATTTAATTCAAGAATACTTTGACAATCAACGCATTTGTGTAAAATTTCAAATTCAAAGATGAAAATAATGTTCTTGGACTTTAGTATAATTCATACACAAGATGTTAACAATAATAATTTAAGATAATTAAAAGAATACCCACTTTCAGAAAAGTTTAtgacaatgagacaaagatgataAAAGCAGTTGATCTCTATAAATACTATTTAGCAGGTTCTGCTCATACCACATCTATCAACATTCTCTCTTGCATTTCATTTTAGTCTTGTCTTCGTAGAAATCCACTTAGTTTCCTCACTAGCCTAGACTGTATCATTATGGGTTCAATAGATGAGGTCAAGAAGGAATCAGCAGGGGAAACACTAAGGAGATTGTTGAAAGGAGAGATTAAAGATGAGGAACTGAAGAAGCTGATTAAGTTTCAATTCGAGAAACGTCTGCAATGGGGTTATAAATCATCTCATCAAGAACAACTCTCCTTCAACCTTGACTTCATTAAATGTATAATTTCTCCCTTTCCTTCTTCTAACAGAACTCATTACCTGAAACAAAGTTAAAACCTGCAATTTATGTAGTTCAAGTGACACAAGCTATCAGCAATCACTTATGTTGATGTGCCCAGTGACCATGATTCCATTTGTTTCTATGACTGACGGTTTCTATTTTATTGATATGCATCTGAAGTCTGTTCAAGTGACAGTAATTCAGGCACATGCTTAGGATGATATTCAAATGTAAACAGTCAAGAGTGTGTTATGCAGACATGTTATAGGTGTGAGACCAAGATTACAGTTTGTGTTGTACTGACTAACTCATTTTACTGTGTAGCCTTAAAAAAGATGGAAATGTCAGGAGAGATTGAGACAATGAACAAGGAAACCTATGAATTACCCTCAGAATTCTTAGAGGCAGTTTTTGGGAAAACTGTCAAGCAAAGGTACATCACACTATCACAGAACATTTTCATAACTTCAGTGCTGCACTATGTTTTCGTTCAGAATTCTCATTGACTAAAACAATGAATATGCAGTATGTGTTACTTCACACATGAATCAGCAACAATAGACGAAGCAGAAGAAGCTGCACATGAATTATACTGTGAACGAGCACAAATCAAAGACGGACAAACTGTTCTTGACATTGGTTGTGGTCAAGGTGGTCTAGTTCTATACATTGCTCAGAAATATAAGAACTGCCATGTTACAGGGCTCACTAATTCAAAGGCACAAGTCAATTACTTACTCAAGCAAGCAGAGTAAGTATCTGTGAATGAACAACAATGTAAATCATAGACGAGtagtatttcaaaagaaaaaaaaaatcaactatcTAAAGCAGCCTCTTTAAGATTAAATTCTCCATAACAACTCTATATTTCACTAATCATTTCATTTGGAATAATATCTTTCCATAGGAAGCTTGGGTTGACAAACGTCGACGCCATACTAGCAGATGTTACTCAGTATGAATCTGACAAGACATACGATCGTCTACTTATGATTGAAGCCATAGAGGTATACCAAATCAATCTCATAAGCGATTTATGGCCGAATATTTCTAtctaataaaaaagaaagaaaacagaaagacaTGCAAAAGCTTAATATCTTTCTCTTTCCATGTTTCCAGCATATGAAAAACTTACAGCTGTTCATGAAGAAACTATCAACTTGGATGACAAAAGAAAGTCTTCTCTTTGTGGACCACGTCTGCCACAAAACATTTGCTCACTTTTTTGAGGTCAGATTCTAATTGATTTATGACAAAAATTCATGTTTGTTTTTAAGGAGGTTTTCAGTAATACGGTAATAGTGGTTTTCCCCTCTTTTGACACTCGGCTTGTTTACAGGCAGTCGATGAGGATGACTGGTACTCAGGTTTCATTTTCCCCCCAGGTTGTGCAACCATACTAGCTGCTAATAGTCTCCTCTATTTCCAGGTAAACCGCAAGTAATAACCACTAAATGTTAGAGCTTCATGGTGTTTCAGAGTTTCTAATGATGTGCAGATAATATCTACGTGCAGGATGATGTTTCAGTTGTGGATCATTGGGTTGTCAATGGAATGCACATGGCTCGTTCAGTGTAAGAATTACTTCTGacgccaaagaaaaaaaaaacaattaacgGGATCAATTCATATCAGTTCATGACGCAACCAGAACAATGAAACAGACAAACAGAAAAGAATCTAATCAAATTATATAGTGACtataaaatagaaaaaaactCCATCAGGAAGCATAGTACTTAAGTCCATATCTGAAATGGGAATGCCCTTTACCAAACTTTCCATAAACTATTGCATCATTGTGACTCTTCCAAAAGAAAATTTCCTCTTGACTGCAGAGACATTTGGAGAAAGGCGCTAGACAAAAATATGGAAGCTGCAAAAGAAATTCTATTACCTGGACTTGGAGGAAGCCACGAAACAGTGAATGGAGTCGTTACTCACATTAGAACATTCTGTATGGGAGGCTATGAACAATTCTCAATGAACAATGGAGATGAGTGGATGGTTGCGCAGCTGCTTTTCAAGAAGAAGTAGTGAGGCCATTTCCACGGCAACTGCATTTTCCAGAGCTGTGTAATAATGTGATCCTCAAGTAACAATAATTGTGGGTTGTATCACAGGGGTTTGGCTTGTTTTTGTTGTCTGCATTTCtactttgttttttcttttaatttggatACAAGATTTGAAGAACTCCATTCGTAATTATATCATGTAATGGGTTGTCAAATCAACAGGTGTGAGAAAATTGTACCAACATTTGCGTTTTCCTGTTGTCTAGTTATTTGTTACTTTATATTAGAACTGAAGAAACTCTCACCTTCACATTTCATTCATCTCTTATTTTTCTCATTCCAACCCATTGCCGCTTACCCGTGTTAATTCACACTGGCCATCTAATTCTTGATGAGAAACCTCCTCTTTATGTAAGTTGCAATTCAGCTATATAATAATGTGATCTGATATCTAGAGCTAGCTTTTGTAATCTTAAAACTCGAAGGACCAGTCAGTCGGCAATACATTTTTGTCAAATAAAATGCCATTCTCTTGCTCCATTATTTTGGGTTAACTGCATCTTTGTGACAGTATTTTCTGTGCACTAAGGCTCTACGGATCACTGAACCAATTGTGTATGTCTCTAATAATAAGTAGTGTCTTAATTATGTTCTTTACTCTAATCTTAACCCTAAGACAGTTCATATTTCATCAGACAACTTGGTCTCACTTGTAAAAGTAGAAGAAATTAACCTACATCAGCAGTGGACACGACCACGTCAAGGTCAATTTAAAATGGCTGTACGGCTCTTGAATTAAAATGTGTCTAAGTCTAACATTGGGATTGGTCTCACTCTGTGCGGTCTCAGTGGAATTGTGGAACATGCAAAAGGAATGAGGATGAGTCCATGTTTGGCTCAATCATCCAAAGACAGCAAATATAAGGTGCATATTAAGCAGCAAGATGGGCAGTGGTTTAGTGATGTAGCAATGTTAAAGTTGCGCAACTGGAAACCAGAGCTATATGCACAAAATCCTTTCATACACATTAACAGATAAACTAAAGGGTCATGAAGAATTCTTATAT comes from Papaver somniferum cultivar HN1 chromosome 7, ASM357369v1, whole genome shotgun sequence and encodes:
- the LOC113295244 gene encoding (S)-tetrahydroprotoberberine N-methyltransferase, coding for MGSIDEVKKESAGETLRRLLKGEIKDEELKKLIKFQFEKRLQWGYKSSHQEQLSFNLDFIKSLKKMEMSGEIETMNKETYELPSEFLEAVFGKTVKQSMCYFTHESATIDEAEEAAHELYCERAQIKDGQTVLDIGCGQGGLVLYIAQKYKNCHVTGLTNSKAQVNYLLKQAEKLGLTNVDAILADVTQYESDKTYDRLLMIEAIEHMKNLQLFMKKLSTWMTKESLLFVDHVCHKTFAHFFEAVDEDDWYSGFIFPPGCATILAANSLLYFQDDVSVVDHWVVNGMHMARSVDIWRKALDKNMEAAKEILLPGLGGSHETVNGVVTHIRTFCMGGYEQFSMNNGDEWMVAQLLFKKK